One part of the Cygnus olor isolate bCygOlo1 chromosome W unlocalized genomic scaffold, bCygOlo1.pri.v2 SUPER_W6, whole genome shotgun sequence genome encodes these proteins:
- the LOC121062995 gene encoding LOW QUALITY PROTEIN: interleukin-11 receptor subunit alpha-like (The sequence of the model RefSeq protein was modified relative to this genomic sequence to represent the inferred CDS: substituted 1 base at 1 genomic stop codon), protein MHSPTRGLGRVMVFLAAALASASFAVPEGXGEEGVQYGQVGTDVTLLCTSAHAGSLVQWRRQRAMALLEGLAIRQGALVLPHASLATTGTYSCHNEDGSLLHAVSLRLGHLPGVPFMSCRASDYENFSCSWTSSLETFLPTRYITTYRKKSLTGEEKRRNKSGHMGLCLQDPAHAGTCTVHWSEFWSSYRLNITEVNPLGSSFRLLDITMRVIIKPDPPEGLVVEPVPLALRQLYVSWKYPASWPKEPHFQLWFRLQYRPIIHRSWSVVEMVNLSEAIMDAFVGLEHVVQVSAKDFLDVENWSEWSAEAQATLVRDPATTASEGTTTDTSLESLAEEPSQAPNPEPINPSDPLEKTAILVFLGIFAAFVLAAVLVITILIWLRVRKHSKDKTKPHNFLVAATHLKTLPRTQILP, encoded by the exons atgcACAGTCCCACCCGAGGCCTGGGCAGGGTGATGGTGTTCCTCGCGGCAGCCTTGGCGTCAGCTTCCTTCGCCGTCCCTGAGGGCTGAGGAGAGGAAG GTGTGCAGTACGGCCAGGTGGGAACGGACGTGACCCTGTTGTGCACCAGTGCCCATGCCGG ctcGCTGGTGCAATGGAGACGACAGAGGGCCATGGCACTGCTGGAGGGCTTGGCCATCCGTCAGGGAGCCCTGGTGCTGCCACATGCCAGCCTGGCCACCACGGGGACCTACAGCTGCCACAACGAGGACGGCAGCCTCCTGCACGCCGTGTCCCTGCGGCTGGGGC ACCTTCCGGGGGTCCCTTTTATGTCCTGCAGAGCGTCTGACTATGAGAACTTCTCCTGCTCCTGGACCTCCAGCCTGGAGACCTTCCTCCCCACCAGATACATCACCACCTATAG GAAGAAATCACTGACAGGAGAAGAGAAGCGGAG GAACAAGAGTGGGCACatggggctgtgcctgcaggatCCAGCCCATGCTGGTACCTGCACTGTTCACTGGTCGGAGTTCTGGAGCTCCTACCGGCTGAACATCACTGAGGTGAACCCACTGGGCTCCAGCTTCCGCCTCCTGGACATCACCATGCGGGTCATCA TTAAGCCAGACCCTCCAGAGGGCTTGGTGGTAGAGCCAGTCCCCCTAGCCCTGCGGCAGCTCTACGTAAGCTGGAAGTACCCAGCGTCCTGGCCCAAGGAGCCCCACTTCCAGCTCTGGTTTCGGCTCCAGTACCGCCCCATCATCCACCGCTCCTGGTCTGTG GTGGAGATGGTGAACCTGTCTGAGGCGATCATGGATGCCTTCGTGGGGCTGGAGCACGTGGTGCAAGTGAGCGCAAAGGATTTCCTGGACGTGGAGAACTGGAGCGAGTGGAGCGCGGAGGCACAGGCCACACTGGTCAGAG acCCAGCCACCACGGCGAGTGAAGGAACCACTACAGACACCAGCCTGGAGAGCCTGGCGGAGGAGCCCTCGCAGGCTCCCAACCCTGAGCCTATCA ACCCCAGTGATCCCCTGGAGAAGACGGCCATCCTGGTCTTCCTTGGGATCTTCGCCGCCTTCGTCCTGGCTGCTGTTCTCGTCATCACCATCCTCATCTG GCTCCGAGTGAGGAAACACAGCAAAGACAAGACCAAACCCCACAACTTCCTGGTTGCTGCCACCCACTTGAAGACTCTGCCGA ggacCCAAATCCTGCCATGA